From Gottschalkiaceae bacterium SANA:
TCCCATTTTCCTGCCAGAACCGCAAACAGCTCTCCCCTTGAACAGGCCACTTCAAGACACCTGGATTCCCCGTTTCCCCTTGGCAATCAAAGCTACGCTTCCCTACACTGATGGCACCTGAGGGGCAACTCTTTGCACAGAGCAAACAATTTTCACAAAATTCCGTTACCCCAAAATCAATGGGATGATCAGGAATCAATGGCAAATCCGTAATGACCTTGCCCAGGCGAATATTCGATCCGTACTCAGGAGTGATCAATAGACCGTGACGGCCCAATTGACCCATGCCAGCGTCGATAGCCAGCGGAATGCTAAGAGCAGTATCATTCATACAGGGAATCGCTTGATAGCCCAGAGCGCGAATATAACGCGCTAGAGAATCTGCTGCAACCGCCATTCGAGAATAACCGATGGAAGTCGCGATGTTACCAGCAATCCCCGGCGAAAGCGCCAATAAATCCTCGTCCATCACGAAAGCCATAACAATCGCCCGATTCATAGACTTAGGAATCAAAAAGGCCTCTTCCGTCTCCTCTGGAAGGCCATCTTCCCGAAAAACAAAGGGCTTTACCATATCCTCGGCATAGACCCACCGTTCATCGAGTTTCGCGATACCGGTCAAATCAGCACCATACAGTTTAGTTGCTTCCTTGACCTTTGCCGTCAATTCATCCGGCGGCAAATCAATTTTGCAATTGGCGCATCGTTCCGATTCCGATTCTGGATTCCATTGAAGCAACTCTGTATTCGGGTCACCATCCTTCCCAACCAATAAATCAAACGCATCAGCACCCAAATCCATGGCATAATCGACCCGAGAATATCCCGGCTCATGATTTCGCATTTTTTCGTCTAGGGTTTTCTGCATTTTTGGGATGAAGCCCACCCGCGTTTTTTCCCCCGTATCCTGAACACTCACCGACACAAATGCTTGTCGATACACGGGAAATCGTTGATACTTGCCCTCATCAACCGTATAGGGTTCATGAGAAGCTTTCAGCAGTTCTTTGGGAACATGAGTAATACCTCCTTGATTATTCATAATTTTCTATCTATTCACATTTTCGTCCTTTCCTATCACTTTGTCAAGCGCAGCACCCATTAAAATTGGCCTTGCGTCAGCCTGCTCATCAAGTGCACATAAGCCGAATGATTTCTTAATGTATCAGGGTTCCCAATCATCAAAAAAGCACGCTTGGCCCGGGTAATGGTCACATTCAATCGCCGTTCATCCGTTAAAAATCCCAAGTTCCCTTGATTATTGCTCCTAACTGTTGAAACAAGGATAACCTCTTTTTCCCGACCCTGGAAGGCATCCACCGAATGGATCTCTAGCTTCGGTTCCTTGATCAAGCGCTTTAAGAGCTTCACCTGATCTAAATAAGGTGCGATCACACCAATTTCTTCCGCTTTCACACCCATCTTCAAAAGGCCTTTCACCAAGGATTCGACCGCCTCCGCTTCTTTTTTATTCTGAAAAGAGGTCCCCCCCTTTCGGCTCTCTTCTTCTCCTTTCACAGAAAAGAAGACACGGGTCCACTCCCTGGGCCAATTCTTCACGTGGGATAAATCATCCATCCGCCAAGCACGATTCTTTTCACCCGCTCTCAGACTGCCCTCATAATAGCGCGTATTGCACAGTGCCATCAATTCCTCATTCATGCGATACTGAATATCAAGGCGAGCCTTGTTTTTCTTAAGCTGATTGATCAAACGATCAAATAAAGATTGGTCCATGCCCAGTTGCTTTGCCTCTTGGCTCAAGATCGTTGGGGGCAATTGCTTTTGATCACCGATCAAAATCCAGCGTTTGGCTTTTCTTAAGGGAATTAGAGATGCAGCTTCCGCCGACTGCGTCGCTTCATCTTGAATCCAAAGATCAAATTGCTCCTTGGATAGAATCGCTGCACCAGCTGTGCTGTTGGTGGTGAAGATCACTTGCGCTTTTCCTAGTACTTCTTGTAATATATTCGCTTCCACCGTTTTTATCAATTGGAAGATTGGTTCGATTTTTTCCTGCACATCCAACCACTTTGCCATGGACTGTATCTGGTCTGCCGATACGCCACGACTGCCTCGATTGGTTTTCGCCATAGCCTTGATTTCCTCATTGGACATGCCTCGGGTCCATCGGGGGTTTGGTCGCTGTAAGCTTGCTTGTTCTTCCTGTAAATCCACCATTTGATTCCTCAAGGGTTCGATCTCTGTTCGCCAAGGATGATGCATCAATTTGTAATCCAGGGTTTCTTTAATCAGATGTGGATGTACGCGAATCGGATTTCCCACGCGGATGCCAGCCACCCCATGTTTCAATGCCATATCCAAAAGGTGATCCACAGCCGCATTGGAATCAGCCGTCATCAAGATCCGCTCGCCGTGTTTGATCGCCTCTTCCATGCACGCGACCGCCGTTCTCGATTTTCCTGTTCCAGGGGGACCTTGAATCAAAAAGAATCGCTGGGATTCCATGGCCCTTTTCACGGCATCTTGTTGGCTTTTATTTAATTTGGGCTGATGAATCTCCACAGGCTCCCCCATCTTTTCCATCACACGGGTACCCGTCACTATTTTTAAAATTCCTTCATTTTGTGGTTTTCTTAAAGATTCAACGGCATCCTTCATTCGTTGATAAGTTACTTCGTTGGCCGATAAATCCAATCGCAAGGGCAGGTGATTGGAAAAACGCTTGGGTCTTCCTTCAAATGCTAGGGTCAGGTCAAATCGCCGCACTTGATCCACAATGGCCGACGC
This genomic window contains:
- a CDS encoding IGHMBP2 family helicase — its product is MRPEGKIYIQKQLKMIEAERAEEMRRQFDEMKELSGYEREKRGRALCKMKCRRAGRNATGASLMRFMKIESNTSIVETEIKVGDRVIISQGNVLDKRNASAIVDQVRRFDLTLAFEGRPKRFSNHLPLRLDLSANEVTYQRMKDAVESLRKPQNEGILKIVTGTRVMEKMGEPVEIHQPKLNKSQQDAVKRAMESQRFFLIQGPPGTGKSRTAVACMEEAIKHGERILMTADSNAAVDHLLDMALKHGVAGIRVGNPIRVHPHLIKETLDYKLMHHPWRTEIEPLRNQMVDLQEEQASLQRPNPRWTRGMSNEEIKAMAKTNRGSRGVSADQIQSMAKWLDVQEKIEPIFQLIKTVEANILQEVLGKAQVIFTTNSTAGAAILSKEQFDLWIQDEATQSAEAASLIPLRKAKRWILIGDQKQLPPTILSQEAKQLGMDQSLFDRLINQLKKNKARLDIQYRMNEELMALCNTRYYEGSLRAGEKNRAWRMDDLSHVKNWPREWTRVFFSVKGEEESRKGGTSFQNKKEAEAVESLVKGLLKMGVKAEEIGVIAPYLDQVKLLKRLIKEPKLEIHSVDAFQGREKEVILVSTVRSNNQGNLGFLTDERRLNVTITRAKRAFLMIGNPDTLRNHSAYVHLMSRLTQGQF